In Chaetodon auriga isolate fChaAug3 chromosome 7, fChaAug3.hap1, whole genome shotgun sequence, a genomic segment contains:
- the gpr184 gene encoding G protein-coupled receptor 184, protein MNATNSTVCVKIGDSAISDVLMSVYILAFIFGLIFNVLTLGPIWQQMRRQNVLGIFLLNLSISDMLFLFTIPLWINYYRQDHHWRLGVMSCSVAGFFYYSNMYISIYLLCCISVDRCLMITYPLRSKIHRTSRYAWTQCVAVFVIVVALHIMVLVNDNLKDAHDDNNDRCYETYPMERPVALFNLLRVGVGFLLPLLVLAVSYWRVLATVGQSPGLSAQVKRKVRLLSFGVIGIFSFCFAPYHILLLLRSLVFYHSNHESYCQFEQKMHFFFSCTLALSSLNCMVDPVLYVLVSNGVQEEVKQCWRRHKKTPTDTDCALTAYNRGTANTNLI, encoded by the coding sequence ATGAACGCCACAAActcaacagtgtgtgtgaaaattgGTGACAGTGCCATCAGTGACGTCCTGATGTCTGTTTACATCCTGGCTTTCATCTTTGGTTTGATCTTCAATGTGCTGACACTCGGCCCCATCTGGCAGCAGATGCGGCGGCAAAATGTTCTGGGCATCTTTCTGCTCAACTTGTCCATTTCTGACatgcttttccttttcactATACCTCTTTGGATTAATTATTACCGGCAGGACCACCACTGGAGGCTAGGTGTTATGTCCTGCAGTGTAGCTGGCTTCTTCTATTACTCTAACATGTACATCAGCATCTACCTGCTCTGCTGTATCTCCGTGGACCGCTGCCTGATGATCACCTACCCGCTCCGCTCCAAGATCCATCGTACATCACGCTACGCCTGGACAcagtgtgtggctgtttttgttATAGTGGTGGCGCTGCACATCATGGTACTGGTCAATGATAATCTCAAAGACGCCCATGATGACAATAACGACCGTTGTTATGAGACCTACCCAATGGAGCGGCCTGTTGCCTTGTTCAACCTGCTTCGAGTGGGCGTCGGCTTCCTGCTGCCCCTGCTAGTGTTGGCGGTGAGCTACTGGAGGGTGCTGGCCACCGTGGGTCAGAGTCCCGGCCTGAGCGCCCAGGTCAAGAGGAAGGTCCGCCTGCTGTCCTTTGGGGTGATTGGGATCTTCTCATTTTGCTTTGCTCCATATCACATTCTCCTGCTCCTACGTTCGCTAGTCTTCTACCACAGCAATCACGAAAGTTACTGCCAGTTTGAacaaaaaatgcactttttcttCTCGTGCACACTGGCACTGTCCAGTCTGAACTGCATGGTGGACCCCGTGCTGTATGTGCTGGTCAGTAACGGAGTccaggaggaggtgaaacagtGCTGGAGGAGGCATAAAAAGACACCGACAGATACAGACTGTGCCCTAACTGCATACAACAGAGGGACAGCTAATACTAACTTAATATGA